AGAAATTAACCAGGAGGATCAGACTGCTTCTTTAATCCTTTAGTGTCAGCAAAAGATGTGAAGGGCTGGTACTCGATGGATTTTAATCAAAGAAAGAAGGCAGGAAAATCAAGACAAGACACATGACAGATAGAAGAGAGGTTAGACACAGGATTACTGGGATGTGAACCATGACAGCGTGTAAACTCAAGTACTGCAGCAGTGTGAAGTGGTGTTTAAACCCACTGACTAACGAGGAGGCGGAGTGTTGAGAAAGTGCAAATGTGGAGGTACAGAAGCCCTGCCCACTGATGCCACGCCCACACTAGCCGGGCAGGAGGCGGGACCAGCTGAGGGGTCGCAGGCCCAGGTGGTCTGCCTCTCACAGGTGAAACTCCGCCTTCATCGTCAGGCCTGCATGAACGCCCCCCAGAGCTGGGAGATACTGCAGAGACTCCACAGAAAACACAGCTGTTTCTCAGCCCATCCTGCTTGTCAAGCATGGGAACACATGGCTGTCAGTACCTGGAAGACAGCAATTACTGCCACATTCACAGCATGCTGTCACTCAAAGAATGTGCATGACAGCCTGCACCCCCAGGAGGAAGCAGAGACAGCCAATCACACGGTGGTTTGCCTGTATGAGATGCATCAACCATCCTgcagaaacccccccccccccccccaacccccccccagtGCTGCTGCCCTGCACACATGTTGCTGACATGCATTTCAGAACTCTGTCAGTGCTTTGGGAACCAGTAAACTGAATCAGGAGGGTCTGGATCAGAGGGAACCTTAAGCAGCGTGTGGGTGTTCAGGACTGTGAGTGAGAAACACTGGCTGAACCTGTTTAACACTCAACACAATCTTTTATCATTTGACCCGCACATGTTGATGACAGACAGACACCGGCGTCTCCAGAGTCCCCTGAGGAGACAGAAACGTCCTCATCTGTCCCACCACCGGTAAGTGGCCAAACAAAGTGCTTGCGTGCGAAGGTGGTGTTTGACTGAACTGGAAATGCTGTAGATCCTGTGATTTCTAGACGGGACTAAAGTACAGTCTATATTTACAGTCTGTATCGTACAGTCTGTTGCCTACAGCAGTCACTTGTAGCATGAGACCAGTCAGTTAATGATGGGTAAATTACATTTCTTTCCCTGAAACATTTTCCATTATACCATGGTTCTATTATTCCCTTACTGTAATTCAGTATTCATAAAATATATCATATTCATAGAATATATAGTTAGTCAATAACTGATGCATTTGGGCGTCTGTTTGTCCcatacagaaaacacaacatGTGTGGAGTGCCACCAGATACCCGGACAAGCAAGGTTCGTCTTTCCGGCGTACTGTCTGTGCGACGTGCTCAAAGGGATCTGATCCTTATTCTGAAGGATCAGTCTGAGCATATCACAAGTCTGCCAGAGATTTTGGCTGAATAACATGTAAAACAGACACCATGTGCGTAATAACACCTGGGAGCATGTGAGCTTTCATATAAACTACATGCTTAGCCGTGATAAAGATCTAGGCTAATCAACTGGGTCTTCTGCCTCTATATAATCTTACATGAAAAGACATTCTTATTATAGCCAGCCAGCTAGTCCTAATTACTCCTCATGCTTTCACTGTGGTTTTTGTAGAATTGAGCAATGTTACACTGGATCCTGCTGCTAGAAGACATCACGCCAGGAGTCACACCGTGGGACAATGTCAGCCACCCAAAACTAATTTTCACAGCCGAGGTTAGGGGGCGCTGTTGCCTCTTATCAACTTCACTATGTGCatatttacagaaatcagctttGATTTTGGATTGTATAGTCCCTggctttttttctttgtttatttacttGCCAAATGAGTTTACAGTTTCTGGTGTCTCTCTTAACAGCTGAATCACATGGCTATTTCAGCAAGGCGACGATGCCTACACTCTCCAACAGGACAATCTGGACCACAGAGACACCTCCAGCGTATCCACAAACCCCTGATTTTACTCCACTTACCGACCACGCGGGGGCGCCAGGGGGCGAGGAGCACCTCTACGAATGCGTTGACATGACGAGACAACGCAAGTCACCACAATCTCCCGGCTGTGATGAAGCTCCTGAGGACCAGTGGCAGATGGGGCGCCCCTGCCAAGCAGTCACGGGATTGGCGGAATGTGCTGCTAATCACATGGACCCTCCCACTACTgcgacagacagggggcgggccGTAGAGGCGGGACTGCCGTTCCAGCCACTCCCAGCTGTGCAGAATGGCCGGTGTTTGAGTGACAGAGAAGGAGAGTCCATCTATGCAACCGTGAACTGGAAAAATAAAAGGTGGAAAAACAGGGAATCTCCTCTCACACAAGACACTGGAAAACTGGGAAAGGATGACCCAGCTGAAGTGGCAGCCCCTCAGGTTCCAGAAAAGATGTTTGAGTAGCAAAACGTCCTGAAcgtacatgtaaaaaaaaccaGCTTCATATGCAATCTTTTAGTTCTTGATATTTTTTGTATAACCCAATTAAAATCACACCCATGTCACAAACACAACAGTTTTCAGATTAGGCCTTCgcaaaaataaatcaatgtaGAAGGAATTATAATGAGCATTACAGGATTTCTTActgtgtctgttctgtctgtgtcagtacTGTCAGCACTGCGCTCTGGACAACGAGCAACACATCGGTTTTCCTTCTTCCTTTTGCCCTGTGTATATAACAATGGCACGATTTTAGatgttttaattaatttttagATTTTAAAAAACATTATCGCTGGCACGAGGTGACAACGAGAACCAGCATTTAGGACTGAGGGACTCTGAACTAACACGCATGTGTCCGCAGCGTAAATCATCTGTGGGAAGATGAACTCCAAAGTGCTGACAGAGAAGAGGATTTTAATCCCATGACACTACATCACCGACATTTCACATCTGCGTGCAAATCAATGCGTGGACGCCCCCTGCTGTCCAAAACTGATACTAGTAAAATTAGGTGAAAGGTGACGAGTGACGGCACGAGCGCAGCCAAGGGAAGTCGCGCTCCCGATTTATAAAATAAGGCATGCCCGCGTGCAACTAAAACGGTCTCAGAAGAAGCAGACACTCTACGTGCATGCTTAGACCTTCATCATCACGATAGTTATCCTTCCATGATGGAACCAACCATGTCGGGGAGCCCAGATACACGTCAACGATTTCTAAATATAGCCTAGACCCGTATCTCTCGAGCCCGACAAAGTGCaatattctttaaaaaaaaacgcCCCGTGCAACTGACACGAACAAAACACAATTTTAATAGAACTGCAACTCGAAACGTGCTTTGTGCATCTCTGCATTTTAAGCTCCCGTATACGAAGCAGCTGTCGTTCGGCATAGTTGAACCATATGAGCTCACGTAGGCTGTGACGCACAAGTCCTCCTCTCTGACGGTGCAGAAGCGCGCGCGACGGAGAGACCAGCGGCGCTTCTCTCCCGGAGGAAAACATTCCAGGTACCGACGTTTTGACTTCACTGCATTTCTATTTAGACGCTGCATCGCCGTCGCGTCACTTTTTCCCCTCGATAATGAGATGACAGATCAGATTTTAATCCTACAGTGATTCTGGCGGTTTGAGTGTTTGGGTCACCAGATTTGttgctgttttttgtttgttttaatattTGCATCTTTCGTTTTCGTTTAATTCCGTTAATACGGCAGTTGCACGTTTCTGTTTTATTGTACGTGGCAATTATTGAAGCTTGTATACATCAACGTTGAGCTAAAACTCGTGTACGTACACGTTGGTGGGCGAAGGCGTGTACTTGGGCTAAATCGACCTGGCCAATGCGCGAACAGTATCCGCCCACAGTGGGCAGG
The window above is part of the Brachyhypopomus gauderio isolate BG-103 chromosome 9, BGAUD_0.2, whole genome shotgun sequence genome. Proteins encoded here:
- the LOC143523205 gene encoding uncharacterized protein LOC143523205; this encodes MTPGSACTLCCSASLESIIFIIITSVLFLMVCITFCVNCYRQTPASPESPEETETSSSVPPPKTQHVWSATRYPDKQELSNVTLDPAARRHHARSHTVGQCQPPKTNFHSRAESHGYFSKATMPTLSNRTIWTTETPPAYPQTPDFTPLTDHAGAPGGEEHLYECVDMTRQRKSPQSPGCDEAPEDQWQMGRPCQAVTGLAECAANHMDPPTTATDRGRAVEAGLPFQPLPAVQNGRCLSDREGESIYATVNWKNKRWKNRESPLTQDTGKLGKDDPAEVAAPQVPEKMFE